AATGTAGCCAGGGAAGCGGCTCTCGCCTTCATTGATCAACGACTTGTGCTTGTACGTCTCCTTGGAGGCATAGAAGTGCACGAAATTATCTTTGCAGTCCATGGTGATATGGCCTGCGCTGTTCTGCGTGATGGTGTGATAGCCCGTGTAGTAGTGCATGTCGCGACTGGGTGCCTCACCTATCACGATAATTTGAGGATCGAGTTTTTCTAGCCAGGAATCCGGGATTTTTCCGGATTTGCGTCCGTGATGCGATGCGAAGACGATGGTGGTTTTCTCGAGTTCGATGTCATCGACGATACTTTCCATAAACTCAGTTTCCAAGTCGCCCAACCACATGAAACTCGCGCCGCCCTTGATGGAGTATCGCAGTACGCACGACACGTTATTAGGACTCTCACCGGCATCACACTTGCGTAGGGCCTCGATGAAATTGGGATTGGACACATTCGGCCAGAGGACATGGATGCCGGCTCCTGGCCGAGTGTCGTCGCTCTGGTTCAGCCATCGGCGACGCACTCCTTTTTCCAAAAAGAACGATTTCTTTCCGTCTCGCAGGGCTTTGTAGTGCAGAAGGGAGTCCGTCAAATTGTCTTTCTGAACGTCATTCTTCACACAGTAGAAATTGTTGATCGGAAGCGCCTTGTCCAGGTGTTCAATTCCACGGAAATGATCCTCGTCAGGATGGGTGCAAATGAAGCGGTTCATCGTTTTGGTTCGGGAAACCTGCTTCAGCTCCGCGATGATCTCATCTACATTGTCTGCTTTTAGGTTGCAGTCGATCATGGTGAAGTTGTCGCTGGCGTGTACGATGTAAAACATGTCGCCATTGCCTACGGATAAACTTTTTATTACTGGCATGCCGCCTCCAAATTTGAATGCCTCAATAATCGATCGCGTTGTTCAGGCGCAAAGCAACCGTTCTCCGAAAAGGAGAAGTTTTAAGAAATATTGAATTCGTAGCGTGTCGCGAACCGCCCGTAGCAGGAGGCTTTTAAGCTATTTCCGTAGGTTTTTAGTTGATATAGACTCCCAGCTCGGTATCCGAAACGATCAACATCACCGCTGGCAGACCTTCGACTTTCATCCTGCTTACCAAGGTCGCAAACAGCACGTGATCGTCGGCGCTTGGTTTGACTGGATAGCCATCGGGATGCGAGTGCCAATCCCCGACATAATCAACAATGCCTGCGGTGAGCTGGTGCACTTTCTTGAGTTCATCCAGTTGCCCCTCTTCCCCCCGAATGAAGTGGGTGGGGCTTGACTCGCTGTCGGGCGGCGGCGGCATGGTATCGACGAGGACGATGGTCTTACTTTTCAAGTCAGTGATGCCGAGAATCGATCCTCCAGTCTCGTTGGGGAGAGCCGATAGCCTTTGGGCATTGATCTTCTCGACGAGGCCTCCGTCATATTTCACGGACCATTCGCCAACCTTCGTGCACATGACTGGATGAATTTGCACCTCATGGGCCTCAACGCTGCCCGTCTCTTCATCCAGCGTTGAAACCAAGATTTTGGCATCCGCCCCGGTGACTACCTTGCGCAGTTGCCGAGAGATCAACCCTGCATGGACATGGATGTTTTCATTGGACATCCGGAACGATATATCCCGGCAGCCGCCCCCTACCCATCGATCCCCTAGGTGGTTGCTGAGATGAGTCTGGCCCCAAGGGCTGGACAAGATGGCCCGGTAGTACTGACCCTCCAGGGCATCGGCACGCGTCAGCCGCGCCGAGTCCTCGAGCAAGATGACGTTGGACATCCCGGACGGGGTAAGGAAGACACTAGCGATCCGAGGAGCCTGCTCCCGTAGCGCCAAATCGCGAGGGGCAGCCAAGGTCGTCGTTGCGTCTACCAGTAGCTCAGCATTTTTGATCGCCTCGTGAATGTGCACGTCATCGGCCAAAATTCCCTTGGCGATGGCGCTTGGAGTCGGCTCCCCTGGGTAGATGTGTCGCATCATCTCCTGCAGCACATCCGCTTTTCGAAAACCGATGTAGTGGTCGTCAGCGACATGCCTGGCGACGTTGTGCGGTAGCAACAGATCCGGGTCGACATATGTCCAGGTGCCCCAAGCCAAGCGAGCCCAGATGTCGGCGAGCATGCCTCCGAGCGCTCCTGCTCCTGCCAGTACGCCCTTGAAACTTGCTGTCGCAGGGTCGACAGCCGACAGGTCTCGAGCAAACTCAGCGTTCAAGGAGCCTCGTACCTCAACGGGTCGAATGCTGAGCTCTCTCCAGGTCGTTCCTGTGTAACCTCCAATTGACAATGCTGGGTAATAGATTCCCTGGGGAGTGGGCGGGGCCAGCATCTCAAATGAAGCTGCCAGATCGAACAGACTGATCTCCAGCATGTAGCCTTTGACATCCATCCGCTCTACCTCGCCATTACGTAGCCTTGGCACCCAAGCCAGGATCAGAATGCCTTGCTTATCATTCTGTTCAGACTGACGAAGCCCGCCGGATGCGGCCTCGTGTACAGCGTCAGCAAGATGAGCGGAGAGCTCGCTTCCCCATTCAACCAACTGGTCATGTAGCTCACCCAAGTTGATTGGGAACATGACCACCGAGGTTGGCTCGACGGGTTCCACCATGATATTCAGCAGTTGATAGCCGGACTTCTTGGGCGATGTGGCGGTGTCTACAGTTGCGCGCAGCGTTATCTTGCCGATGCTATCGGTCATCTCGACGCGCAGCTTGCATTCTCCGTTAGCCAGCTTCGTCGTATCCAGAGCAGGCAGGATGAGCTGGAAAGGACTTTCGTAAAACATCTGTTCCAGAGGCTGATCGTCGCGATGCAGACGAAGCTCCGATGACTGCCGTAGCCACCAGAACATTCGCTCCAGAAAGCGCTCAGCGGTCCAGACCCTCTCAACCGCGCTCCAATCTACGTCGTAGAGGCAGAGGATTGTTGGCATGCCCGGTGCCGAGCTGTGGAGATGGGACAGCGTCGGGAAATCCTTGCGCAACGCATGCACCGTAACAGGGACACGAAGCCGCGGATTTACCGCAATCGCCATCATTTCTACGCGGTGAATTCCACCTGGATTTGAGCCTGCGATCGTCCCATCGCCCGCTTCTATGACGACGTACTCCGTTACGCCGCCAGCTTCGCTTTTCTGCCGAAGCTCCAGGAAGTCGACCCCCGAGAACCCCTTGCATGCCTGTACCAAGGCTTTGGTACAGGCATGCATAGGCTCGGCCTGATCGCTCAATGGTTCACCCACCACGTAGAAGCTAGTCATTTTTTAAGGGCTCCTGCGCGAGGGGCAGCAGCAGCAGCTGCCGAAGTCGCCGCAGCGGCAACCCCTACTACAGCTTTGATAACCGTGCCATCAGAGGCCGTCTCAAGTTCGAGGACGCCTTTGGAACCGTCCTCTTCCGTGCAGGCAAACCAGCCGTTGACCCCACGTAAGATTGCCTTGTATTCACGCTTGGCGCGAATGCAAGGTGGATCGTTGAAATCGTCGACGATCTTCTTACTGCTGGAAACGATTGTGGCGGACTGCTTTGCCTGGCCGAGAGCATTGCGAGCCCGCGCAGAGACCTTCGCGTCTTCACCTTTGCCCGACCAGCTATCCCAGGACAGCGTGTGCCAAGAGCAATGGTGCGGAGCGAGCAACAGGTCGTATGCGAGCGTTTCAGGCTTGTCTTTGAAGCGATCCCACATCCGTTCCCAGATCAGCACCTCAGCATCACCTCCTACGAAGAAACGGGTGCGTTTGGTGCTGAATTGTGACGGGGCAATCTCCATGTTCATGACGATGCTGGACTCGTTCTTGGTCAGTTCCTCTTCTAGAGCAGCATTATCCTCATGAGGTGCAGGCGCCAGAAGCTGGGCCCGGAACACAGGCGAAGAAGTCCCGTCGATCTCGCTGAACCATTCGTCTGACTTGACCAAGATCGGGCGAAGATCGTCGGTTTTGCCATCCACGTCCTCACCCATGATCTTGATGCGGTTGCCGCTGAATGCATAACCGTGATCGCGCCAGTACTGAACACGACGACGCGCCTCTTTGTTGAACGCACTCGCGTCATCGCACAGCGTGTGACTCTTCGAGCGCCGCCGGAAAACCAGAGGAGATGACCAGAGCTCACGGATGATGATGCGTTTTTCCCACCGGTCTTTTTTGTCGTCCGGATACTGGTCAGGTGGGCCCAACCAGAAATGACTGCTCAGGCCACCGCAGTGATCTTTGTCCGGGTGGCTCAGCATGAAGGCATCAACATAAGGACGATCCTTATCGTCACGCGACAGGCGTTCACGCAGAGCTCGAGCCACGTCGGGGGTGTCATCATTCGGGTCATCAGCCTTCGCCCGAATGTGGCAGTCGATCAGAATGGTTGTAACGTTGAAGTCCGCCAGGCGCACGAGGGTCATATCCCCGTTGCCGACTTGGAAGAAAGTAAACTTAGCTGGCACTCGAATCTCCTGCGCTATCTGCAAAACAGCACCCAGGAAACAGCAGGGC
The sequence above is drawn from the Pseudomonas putida genome and encodes:
- a CDS encoding ComEC/Rec2 family competence protein; the protein is MPVIKSLSVGNGDMFYIVHASDNFTMIDCNLKADNVDEIIAELKQVSRTKTMNRFICTHPDEDHFRGIEHLDKALPINNFYCVKNDVQKDNLTDSLLHYKALRDGKKSFFLEKGVRRRWLNQSDDTRPGAGIHVLWPNVSNPNFIEALRKCDAGESPNNVSCVLRYSIKGGASFMWLGDLETEFMESIVDDIELEKTTIVFASHHGRKSGKIPDSWLEKLDPQIIVIGEAPSRDMHYYTGYHTITQNSAGHITMDCKDNFVHFYASKETYKHKSLINEGESRFPGYIGSLEVETEYTL
- a CDS encoding Mov34/MPN/PAD-1 family protein; this translates as MTSFYVVGEPLSDQAEPMHACTKALVQACKGFSGVDFLELRQKSEAGGVTEYVVIEAGDGTIAGSNPGGIHRVEMMAIAVNPRLRVPVTVHALRKDFPTLSHLHSSAPGMPTILCLYDVDWSAVERVWTAERFLERMFWWLRQSSELRLHRDDQPLEQMFYESPFQLILPALDTTKLANGECKLRVEMTDSIGKITLRATVDTATSPKKSGYQLLNIMVEPVEPTSVVMFPINLGELHDQLVEWGSELSAHLADAVHEAASGGLRQSEQNDKQGILILAWVPRLRNGEVERMDVKGYMLEISLFDLAASFEMLAPPTPQGIYYPALSIGGYTGTTWRELSIRPVEVRGSLNAEFARDLSAVDPATASFKGVLAGAGALGGMLADIWARLAWGTWTYVDPDLLLPHNVARHVADDHYIGFRKADVLQEMMRHIYPGEPTPSAIAKGILADDVHIHEAIKNAELLVDATTTLAAPRDLALREQAPRIASVFLTPSGMSNVILLEDSARLTRADALEGQYYRAILSSPWGQTHLSNHLGDRWVGGGCRDISFRMSNENIHVHAGLISRQLRKVVTGADAKILVSTLDEETGSVEAHEVQIHPVMCTKVGEWSVKYDGGLVEKINAQRLSALPNETGGSILGITDLKSKTIVLVDTMPPPPDSESSPTHFIRGEEGQLDELKKVHQLTAGIVDYVGDWHSHPDGYPVKPSADDHVLFATLVSRMKVEGLPAVMLIVSDTELGVYIN
- a CDS encoding metallohydrolase — encoded protein: MPAKFTFFQVGNGDMTLVRLADFNVTTILIDCHIRAKADDPNDDTPDVARALRERLSRDDKDRPYVDAFMLSHPDKDHCGGLSSHFWLGPPDQYPDDKKDRWEKRIIIRELWSSPLVFRRRSKSHTLCDDASAFNKEARRRVQYWRDHGYAFSGNRIKIMGEDVDGKTDDLRPILVKSDEWFSEIDGTSSPVFRAQLLAPAPHEDNAALEEELTKNESSIVMNMEIAPSQFSTKRTRFFVGGDAEVLIWERMWDRFKDKPETLAYDLLLAPHHCSWHTLSWDSWSGKGEDAKVSARARNALGQAKQSATIVSSSKKIVDDFNDPPCIRAKREYKAILRGVNGWFACTEEDGSKGVLELETASDGTVIKAVVGVAAAATSAAAAAAPRAGALKK